From the Mustelus asterias chromosome 22, sMusAst1.hap1.1, whole genome shotgun sequence genome, one window contains:
- the ubxn10 gene encoding UBX domain-containing protein 10 yields MAAAEPTSRPPSGSKSISSFDLHVHHVIEPKTSTMNVPRPKSAKGRSRPNSAYIHSPETCSYPIPVPSAFSDAGNGPSTSPSLLHPPTRITRMTNENVPELLHQIPSRPSSSLNRYRVLPSIGRRESSDCEIRTIEQQTNRLNLQTVLEQKLKSSKENKPSLSKSSTTTSNIQSSQNQAAALSDEPSESEPRLQLAVRYPSGQRFERCFRPSDTLQTILSVAEWKSNANYGNSVVETMDVPRKSFSDLSKTLEECGIQNKSVLCILQDEDD; encoded by the coding sequence ATGGCAGCTGCAGAACCAACAAGTAGGCCACCCTCAGGATCCAAAAGCATTTCTTCTTTTGATCTTCATGTACACCACGTTATAGAGCCCAAGACAAGCACCATGAATGTTCCAAGGCCTAAGTCTGCAAAAGGTCGTAGCCGCCCTAATTCTGCTTATATTCATAGTCCAGAGACTTGTTCGTATCCCATTCCTGTTCCGTCTGCCTTCAGTGATGCAGGTAACGGTCCTTCAACGTCACCTTCTCTGTTACATCctcccacaaggatcactcgaatgACTAATGAAAATGTCCCAGAACTTCTCCATCAAATTCCATCAAGGCCATCCTCATCTTTAAATAGGTACAGAGTTCTACCTTCGATTGGAAGGAGAGAATCCAGTGATTGTGAAATAAGGACTATAGAACAACAAACCAATAGACTTAATCTGCAAACTGTCCTTGAACAAAAATTGAAATCAAGCAAGGAAAATAAGCCGTCACTCTCTAAATCCAGCACTACAACCTCAAACATCCAATCATCTCAGAACCAAGCAGCCGCTTTATCCGATGAACCATCAGAATCCGAGCCAAGATTGCAACTTGCCGTGAGGTACCCATCAGGACAGAGATTTGAACGCTGCTTCAGGCCTTCAGACACACTACAAACAATTCTGTCTGTGGCTGAATGGAAGAGCAATGCTAACTATGGTAACTCTGTGGTTGAAACCATGGATGTGCCTCGGAAAAGCTTTAGTGACCTGTCAAAGACCCtggaagaatgtggaattcaaaataAATCAGTTCTTTGTATCCTACAAGATGAAGATGATTAG